cccctgccctcaaggatcctgcactctagagggAAAATTTACAGTCtaaggaaatttagaaaaaatgcaTGAGGAAGATGGACGGCAGTGGCATACCAGCTAAAAGCACAGGCTTTGAAATCAGACAGATTAGACTCCTAACAGTAGGTCTACCACTCACAAATTATTCAGCCTCACAAGTTGTATAGGCAAAAGCGGTTAATTTACCTGAGCTTCACTTtatcatctgttaaatgggaatgaCAATAGCAAATATATCATATAGTTTATGAGGATTTAAAgtgataatgcatgtaaagtactcAGCATGGTGCCTGCAATGTGGTTAATGTGTAATAAGTGTTAATCATTATGATTAGTCATTAAGGACAATAGCCAAGCTTATCATACGATTTGTGTGAATTTAAAACAATTCATATAAAGCAGTTAGCACAGTTATCTGGCACATGGCAAATGTGTAATATATGTTACCTCTAgctattatttagaaaaatagctAAGCTTTATATATCAGTGTAGAGTAAAATGTAAGCCAATTTATAATCATTTACTTAAATGTACTGATATGTAAGGTGTTCATCATTATTGTCATGGACATTTGTATAAGGCTTTACAGTATCCAGGGCATTTGATACACATTATTTCATCTTGACTGTAGTCTTGAGGCCCATGGAGGGTGGATTTTAACACTTCCTTTCTACTGGCAAGGGAACTGAGGTTTAGGAGAAAACTCGAAATCACTTGACTATTTCATCACTGTTGCTCTGAACTAAAACTCACAATATGTACACTTGAAAGAGGATGTACAGACCAGAACTAGGTTTTCCTGGATGGCTGACCTGACTCCTGGATTTTATTTGGTTCTAAGTTGTGGAATGTTACAGACTAAATTGGTTTCAGGCTTGGATAATTTCTACAAAGACCTATGGTGCATGTAGCAATTTTATAAAAACTACGACAAATATCGCTAAAAAGACATTGTGATTAAGTGTGGCCTTTGCTTCACCAGTAATTAACCACAGTCCCTGTCTCCAAAAGGCGCTGTGGTCATGCTCTTTTGCAGCGGGACTTAGGGTGTAGAATTCATACTTTTTATGGATCACTGACATCTGGCTTCCTTCAGACTGGCTGATGCATCTGTAAGAGCAGCTTGATAAAAATAGCAACCAAGGGATCAAGAGGGAGTTTAATAATCAGTTCTCCTCTCAAATATGGTTTTGTTTCCACTGAAACCCTTCTTCTCAATGACATCAAATGTCAATGTATGCAtttatggaaaatggaaaagatacACAGTATCTTAATTGAGGTGTTTGATGAGTTTGATCACTTATCTCAATAATATATGCAAGTAAAAAGGCATGTGCATTCaaagttcatttttaagaaaaaaattaaagaaggggCAATTAAATGCTAACTGCATTTTAGGGAGAATCATTTTGCTCATTATTGGCAGTAAAACTGACAGGATCCCCAGAGTCCAACAGAGCAACACATCTGATTCATGAGTGTGAGCTTTGTCCTCCAGCTATTGTGGACCAAATGACTATCTTTCTGACATATCATCTTTTGTGGAGTCTTTCCAACCCATATGAAAAGTATGGCTAAAGCCTGATTATCTATTGTGTCAAGATTAAATGGCAAGGATACAGTGGCTAAGTATTTTCATAggtatataaatgtttaaatgggggaaatagggagaggttggtaaaagggtacaaactttcagctataagatgaataaggtctgaagatctaatgtaaaacatggtaactatagttgataacactgtattatataattgaaatctGCTAAGAGAGGACTTAAATGTTCTAaccaaaacatataaatatatatcaaatcaccacaatgtggactttaaatattttataattttgtcaattacaccttaacaaagctgaaaaaataaaacaagtgtttTGAAAGTATCATTAGAATAGAAATCGGAGCTAATAAGACTCCCAGTGAGGCTAAAAGGCCTCCATCAATATCTGAATCAATTCACGTAGCTCCAGGGTTTGCTGTGAAACCCCTTATGTTAAGAGTAATCCCATGGAGTAGGAATGTCCCAGTATACTCTTGTATGCATACATGATTTGAAGGCCCATAATGTTTCATCAACACCAGATTCTGTAAGGAAAGGAGCTGAACTGACAATTCTGTGAGCATCCAAATGTAAGTCAAAGCTGAGGTATTTAAGGATGGGAAAGAAAGGCTTGTTTATTTCTTACTATATCTGAGTGTCTGCTTTCAAGGTCATTCAGGAAAACGAATGGGAagtaataaagacattttaactTCTGACAAATACTAgccacacacatttttttttctttgataaaacATGATTATTACAGAAACATCAAGATTTATATGATGTGCAACTCTTGCACAGAAATTATCTGCCCTGAGGTTTAGTCATTTTGCTTCAtctacctcagtttctccacctgaaAATGAGAACGTTAACACcttgttttttatgtttgtttgtttatttaatgaagGGAATTAACGAACGATGCTTTAACATCCTTTAAGTTTGTAGGCTACAGCGTCTATGACATCCATATGGACTCTGAATTTAGATTGGGTACTTATGTGTTCCTTGAGAAATTTTTCTCTGCTCTGACTCGGTTCAGTAGTTATTATATTTCCTTTGAATTAAACTCTCCACGGCTCACTGATGTGTAACAGTTGTGTACTTTTAACCTTGGCACCTGACCTATTCTCCCTCCTGAGCAGACCTCCAGTGGAAAAGTGATGTGGAATGAAGCTCAAGCTCCAGCTCCTGCTAGGACAGTTACTGTTACATCTCTGAAACACTGCTCAGGTGCTCTTGAGTCTTTTCTCAGGTTGAGCTGTGACGGCAAGTCCAGAGAGGTGCTCCTGAGAAGGGAGAAGCCTCATCATAGGACAGGCTGAGAAATTCCATGAGAAAGAGTTTTAGTCTTTTGTGGGCTTAATTCCCACCTGAGTGTGTGTCCCCAGATAACAGACCTTGAAACTGAGTTCACATCCTCTTCTGAAACAAGGCCCTTTGGGGACACAAATGAGGTGACTGCTTAGCTTTCAACAAAGTTACCTCCTCTCCTTCTAAAAGAACTTATAATAATAAACACTATGCCCAATTTGTGAGTCTTTCCCTCTCCTGTAAAGATCTCTTTTGGAATCCCAATCTACGGTCTGCGTTGGCATCAACGAGCACCCTCCCTCCCTGGAATGATGGCAGTGTTGAGAGAAATGGGCTCAGGAGGGGCTCATAAACTTGAATCCTGGGAATCCTCCCTAGCAATTTTTTATCAACGTACAATTTAGAAAAGTGGATGGCAGTTCAGAAGCTCTTCCTAAAGAAGAGAGGAGCACTCTATCAGGATTTATCACCCACAGTTgccttttttttgtgtggtacgcgggcctctcactgctgtggcctctcctgttgcggagcacaggctccggatgcgcaggctcagtggccatggctcacgggcccagctgctccgcggcatgtggggtcttcccggaccggggcacgaacccgtgtcccctgcatcggcaggcggactctcaaccactgcgccaccagggaagcccccacagttGCCTTTTGAAGGAGTTGCCCATCattattccttttacttttttgcaaatgaagaagcTGCTCCACTGAATCGTTTAGCAGCTTCTCTCAAGAAGTGTGACTCAGGCCTAAGCAGGATCAGGGTACAAAGTCTGACCTCCAAGTCTCTGCTTTTTACCAGATTGGGGCCCCAAAAGGAGCTAACACCAGAAGGGTTTGAGCACGTCAGAAGGTAAAATGAGCAGAAAACTAAATAGAGcccaaatttttgaaaatcacaaGACTGAAtgacaatactttttttttttaatctcaaaatactaggtatattttaaaagccttctTCTGTGActacttttgtttatcttttacaAATGACTTCAGTGAAGTACTCAATGCACGGAGACATGaccaataacaaaaagacaactggGAAGATGGAAAATAGTTCAAAACCAACCCCCAAGTGCTTACTCTTTAGAACAGATTCTTTCTTATTGAAATGTAtgccattttaatattatttgaataATATGAGTGTGGGTAGACTAGAAAAAGAGGCTAGAAAATGTGGGCAGGGCCAACTGGAGAATAAAAAAGTTTGAGAGGTTCAAGTTTGTAGAGACTTAGGGACCTGGTCCAGACTCTCTATTTTACAGTTAAAGCATCTTGAACTGGGAACCTGCTCAAGGAGTCCAAGTGAGCTAGAGATGGGATATCCAGCTCAAGCTCAAATTACATGACagctattattatctccagtCTGCCATTTTAAAACCCTGACAAACTAAAAGGTTCAGtaacttgtccagagtcacaAGGCTGGCAaaaggtggagccaggattccaacTCTAGACCTTTCAACTTGAAAGCCTGTCTCTCAGCCCACTTGTCTCAAGATCTTCGTCTGAGATTGCTGTGAGCGGGAGCGGGCAACACGGAGGCTCAGAGCACGGTCGGAGCCCAGACCTGCCGGAGCCGGGCGTGGGGTGGCAGCCTCGGGTCTCCCGGAACCATGGTGAAGGTGGGAAACAATTTCACGGAGAAGGGCACCAAGCAGCCGCTGCTGAAGGATGGCTTCGACACCATACCCCTGATGATGCCCCTTGATGTCAATCAGCTGCAGTTCCCGCCCCTGGATAAGGTGGTCATGAAAACGAAGACTGAAAATGAACCTGACCAAAATAAAGGCAAAGCACGTCCTCCCAAGATAGCCAAGTTCACTGTCAGCATCACTGAGGGTGTTACCAAGAGGTTCAAGGTGTCTGTGCTGGTCTTCTTTGCCCTGGTCTTTCTCACCTGTGTCATCTTCCTGGTCATCTACAAGGTGTACGACTATGACCATGCCTATCCCGATGGCTTCACCCTCAAGAACACCCAGTGCATCCCAGGAGGCTTGGAGAGCTACTATGCGGAGCAAGACTCCACGCCCAGGAGAAATTTTACACCGTCATCAACCACCACAACCTGGCCAAGCAGAGCATCACCCGCTCGGTGTCGCCGTGGATGTCAGTTCTGTCGGAAGAGAAGCTCTCAGAGCAGGAGACTGAggctgctgagaaatctgcttagCGAGATGGGCAGGTTCCTTACAGTGTCACTGGAAGGTAACAAAGGGACTCTGAGGGACATTTCATtaaatgtaattactgataattTAGAGGTTACTCAGGTATGGTGCAACTGCTTCTGTTTGCTAATGCTGCTTGGCAAATACAGCTTGCTGCAGACCACCATGGCATAAAATCAAGGGCATATCAGCATTGCTTAAAGAGCTCTGACACCACTTGCCATGTTAAAGAATCTTAATTTAGCGACTTTACTGGGATTTATTGGATgctgtcaaaaaataaatttacactgGATATGCAAGGGATTCAACTTCAGATAAATATGCATTTtgtgggattgttttttttttaaactaccttGCCGTTTGCAAACCTGACTCCATAGCCATATCTAGAGTGATCCCTTGCTTTGCTAAGCGCAAGATGTACTGCACGTTTCTTCCTACCGCCCGCCAATGGCAATAGTGCCAATGGTCAAGATGCACCATAGTGagcagcagagggaaggaaggaaagatgccATCAGGTCACAGTTGTGCCCTCGCCTGCCCCGTGCTCACTACTGAGTGTACAGGCGCTGCAGCAGGTCGGCTCGGGCCGTGGTCACTGCTGTGGGCAGAAGGCTCCCTCTCAGTACAGAGGGCGCCCACTGGGCAGGGGAGCCATGTTTCCCTCAATGCATGTGGAATGGGTCAGAGCATGTGAGGTGGGGACTCTAGGAAGAAGGGATCCGGGCCCACAGGTTGCAGAACCCATCTCCCTGTAGTTAGTCCGTCTGCTCTGTGATGGGCTGAGTAGGAATGAAACCTACTGGCCCTTTTGTTCACATCTATTACAAATAAGTTTGCACCAACAGCCGTATTAGCTACTTAGTTTTAATTAGCTGGGTGAGAAAAGTGAAAGTGTAATTGCTGGTAAGCCAAggctactttaatttttattttgtgggaCAGATGGAACTCCTTTGATGTGAGAGACAggcaggaagagggggaagatggcggaagagtaagacgcggagatcaccttcctccccacagatacatcagaaatacacctacacatGGAACGACtcgtacagaacacctactgaacgctggcagaagacctcagacctcccaaaaggcaagaaactcccccacgttcctgggtagggcaaaagaaaaaagaataaacagagacaaaagaatagggacgggacctgcaccagtgggagggagctgtgaaggaggaaaggtttccacacacttggaagccccttcgcaggtggagactgcgcgtggcggagtggggaagcttcagagccacagaggagagcacagcaacaggggtgcggagggcaaagcggagagattcctgcacagaggaccggtgccaaccagcactcaccagcccgagaggcttgtctgctcccccgatggggcgggcgggggctgggagctgaggctcgggcttcggaggtcggaggtcggatcccagggagaggactggggttggcggcgtcaacacagcctgaaggtgttactgcgccacggctagccaggagggagtccgggaaaaggtctggacctgccaaagaggcaagagactttttcttccctctttgtttcctggtgcgcgaggagaggggattaagagcctgcttaaaggagctccagagacgggcgcgagccgtggctaacagcgcagactccagagacgggcatgagacgccaTGGCTGCTGCtggagccaccaagaagcctgtgtgcgagcacaggtcactatccacaagtcccttcccgggagcctgtgcagcccgccactgccagggtcctgtgatccagggacaacttccccaggagaacgcacggagcgcctcaggctggtgcaacgtcatgctgacctctgccgccacaggctcccCCCTCAAACCGTGCCCCTCCgtcacccccggcctgagtgagctagagtccccgaagcagctgctcctttaaccccatcccgTCTGAGCGAAGAAGAGACACCcacaggcgacctacacgcagagccggggccaaatccaaagctgaacccccggagctgtgcgaacaaagaagagaaagggacatttctcccagcagccccaggagcagcggattaaatctccacagtcaacttgatgcaccctgcatctgcagaatacctgaatagacaatgaatcatcccaaattgaggaggtggacttcggaAACAACGATGTattatttcttccccttttcctctatttgtgagtgtgtatgtgtatgcttctgtgtgagattttgtatgtatagctttgctttcaccatttgtcccagggttctgtccgtccagtttttttttcttcttgtttgttttttttacttaaaaatttttttcttaataattattttttattttttattttaataactattttattttatcttactttattttatcctctttctttctttctactttttctcccttttattctgagccgtgtggatgagaggcacttggtgctgcagccaggagtcagtgctgtgcctctgaggtgagagagccaatttcaggacactggtccacaagagacctcccaactccacgtAACTTCAAATggcaaaactctcccagagatctccatctcaacaccaacacccagcttcactcaacgaccagcaagctacagtgctggacaccctatgccaaacaactagcaagacaggaacacaacccccacccattagcagcgaggctgcctaaaatcatactaaggccacagacaccccaaaacacaccaccagacgtggaactgctcaccagaaagacaagatccagcctcatccaccaggacacaggcactagtcccctccaccaggaagcctacacaacccactgaaccaactttagccactggggacagagaccaaaaaatatgggaactacgaaccagcagcctgcaaaaaggagaccccaaacacagtaagataagcaaaatgagaagacagaagaatacacagcagatgaaaaagcaaggtaaaaccccaccagacctaacaaatgaaaaggaaatagggagtctacctgaaaaagtattcagaataatgatagtaaagatgatccaaaatctcagaaatagcatagagaaaatgcaagaaacatttaacaaggacctagaagaaccaaagaggaaacaagcaaggatgaacaacacaataaaggaaattaaaaatactctaaaagggatcagtagcagaataactgaggcagaagaacggataagtgacctggaagatagaatagtggaaataactactgcagagcagaataaagaaaaaagaatgaaaagaactgaggacagtctcagagacctctgggacaacattaaatgcaccaacattcgaattataggggttccagaagaagaagagaaaaagaaagggactgagaaaatacttgaagagattatagttgaaaacttccctaatatgggaaaggaaatagttaatcaagtccaggaataacagagagtcccatacaggataaatccaaggagaaacatgccaagatacatattaatcaaactgtcaaaaattaaatacaaagaaaacatattaaaagcagcaagggaaaaataacacacaagggaatccccataaggttaacagctgatctttcagcagaaactctgcaggccagaagggactggcaggacatatttaaagtgatgaaggagaaaaacctacaaccaagattactctacccagcaaggatctcattcagatttgatggagaaattaaaacctttacagacaagcaaaagctgagagagttcagcaccaccaaaccagctttacaacaaatgctaaaggaacttctctaggcaagaaacacaagagaaggagaagacctacaataacaaacccaaaacaattaagacaatgggaataggaacatacatatcgataattaccttaaatataaatggattaaatgctcccaccaaaagacacagattggctgagtggatacaaaaacaagacccatatacatgctgtctacaagagacccacttcagacctagggacacatacacactgaaagtgaggggatggaaaaagatatttcatgtaaatagaaatcaaaaggaaagtggagcagcaattcccatatcagacaaaatagactttaaaataaagacgattagaagagacaaagaaggacactacataatgatcaagggatcaatccaagaagaagatataacaattataaatatttatgcacccaacataggagcacctcaatacataaggcaaatactaacagccaagAAGGGGAAATCGAtggtaacacattcatagtaggggactttaacaccccactttcacgaatggagagatgatccaaaatgaaaataaataaggaaacacaagctttaaatgatacattaaacaagatggacttaattgatatttataggatatccatccaaaaacaacagaatacacatttttctcaagtgctcatggaacattctctaggatagatcatatcttgggtcacaaatcaagccttggtaaatttaagaaaattgaaattgtatcaaatatcttttctggccacaactctatgagactagatatcaattacaggaaacaatctgtaaaaaatacaaacacacggagacggcttccctggtggcgcagtggttgagagtccacatgccgatgcacaggacgtgggttcgtgccccggtccggaaagatcccacatgccacggagtgcctgggcccgtgagccatggcctctgagcctgtgcgtctggagcctgtgctccgcaacaagagagaacacagcagtgagaggcccacgtaccgccaaaaaaaaacaaaaaaaaacaaaaaaaacaaaaacacttggaggctaaacaatacactacttaataatgaagtgatcactgaagaaatcaaagaggaaatcagaaaatacctagaaacaaatgacaatggagacaggatgacccaaaacctatgggatgcagcaaaagcagttctaagaaggaagtttatagcaatacaatcctaccttaagaaacaggaaacatctcgaataaacaacctaaccttgcacctaaagcaattagaaaaagaagaacaaaaaaaccccaaagttagcagaaggaaagaaatcataaagatcagatcagggcttccctggtggcgcagtggttgagagtccgcctgccgatgcaaggggcactggttcatgccccggtccgggaagattccacatgccgcagaccggctgggccggtgagccatggctgctgagcctgcgcatccggagcctgtgctccgcaacaggagaggccacaacagtgagagtcccgcgtaacacacacacacacacacaaaaaagatcagatcagaaataaatgaaaaagaaatgaaggaaacaatagcaaagatcaataaaagtaaaagctggttctttgacaagataaacaaagttgataaaccattagccagactcatcaagaaaaaaagggagaagactcaaatcaacagaattagaaatgaaaaaggagaagtaacaactgacactgca
This genomic interval from Phocoena sinus isolate mPhoSin1 chromosome 3, mPhoSin1.pri, whole genome shotgun sequence contains the following:
- the LOC116752041 gene encoding LOW QUALITY PROTEIN: neuronal vesicle trafficking-associated protein 1-like (The sequence of the model RefSeq protein was modified relative to this genomic sequence to represent the inferred CDS: inserted 1 base in 1 codon) yields the protein MVKVGNNFTEKGTKQPLLKDGFDTIPLMMPLDVNQLQFPPLDKVVMKTKTENEPDQNKGKARPPKIAKFTVSITEGVTKRFKVSVLVFFALVFLTCVIFLVIYKVYDYDHAYPDGFTLKNTQCIPGGLESYYAEQDSXAQEKFYTVINHHNLAKQSITRSVSPWMSVLSEEKLSEQETEAAEKSA